The Bacteroidota bacterium sequence GCAGCAATCGTGTTTTCAGGAGCCGTTACCGATGCGCCACGATGGGCAATAACAATCGGTTTATCTGTTCTTGTTTTCCAGGAAAACAATTTAGTTCTTCAATATTGAATTAATTTTATTATAAACGTTTTCTATTTTTCCAAAACCATCGACGACATGAAGAAAGCCTTCGTCTTCATAATATTTCTTTACAGGAGCTGTGGCTTCTTTATAAACTTTCAGCCGCTTTAAAACCGTTTCCGACTTGTCGTCGTCGCGCTGAATCAGATTCCCGCCACACTCGGTACAAATATAATCATAAATTTTATCATTATGAATATTATAGATTCTATGGCATTTAGAACAGCTATATCTGTACTTCAGCCGGTTCATTATTTCAGCATCATCGACATCAAGATAAATAACAGCATCTATAGCGATACTCAATTCCGAAAACAGTTTTTTTAAAGCGTCGGCTTGCACAACCGTTCGCGGGAATCCATCCAAAACGAAACCATTTTTGCAACCGTTAGAGGTTATCACGTTTCTGATAATTCCAATCATAATGTCATCTGAAACAAGCTTACCTGCTCCAATAACATCTTTGGCTTTTTTTCCCAATTCGGTTCCTTGGGCTATTGCACTTCTGAGTATGTCGCCGGTAGATATGTGCAGTATATCAAAATTTTCAGCAAGCAACTTCGCTTGTGTCCCCTTACCAACACCCGGTGGACCAAATAAGATTATCTTCATATATAAATATAATGTTTTGTTGCATTTGTAGCAATTTATTTCGATTTATTTTTAACAGCCAATTGTCCGCAAGCTGCGGCAATATCCTCGCCAGCACTGGAACGGATAAAGACGGTAACGTGATTTTTTCTAAGGGATTGGGCAAATTTTTCGGTATCTTTGCGGGATACCGGACGCAGTTCGCCAGCAAAACCACGAGGGCTGATAAAACTGATACTGTGGAAC is a genomic window containing:
- a CDS encoding adenylate kinase, with amino-acid sequence MKIILFGPPGVGKGTQAKLLAENFDILHISTGDILRSAIAQGTELGKKAKDVIGAGKLVSDDIMIGIIRNVITSNGCKNGFVLDGFPRTVVQADALKKLFSELSIAIDAVIYLDVDDAEIMNRLKYRYSCSKCHRIYNIHNDKIYDYICTECGGNLIQRDDDKSETVLKRLKVYKEATAPVKKYYEDEGFLHVVDGFGKIENVYNKINSILKN